From the genome of Sporomusa sphaeroides DSM 2875:
TGTTTTTAATTATCTTTTGCTGGCGATATAGCGCTGCAGCTCAGCGTCTACATCCTCAGGCAATACTGGTTGTACGTATTCCTCCAGCATCTTTTTCCAGCGTGCATTAGCCCGCTCTTCTATCGTCAGACCGTCTTGGTTAACTCTGGCTCTGTCACTCAACTGAGCCTGATAAAACTCTTTACGGAAATGAGCGAAGGTATGTTTGTTGGTGATATATTCGCCGCGGGGACCGACCTGTTTAGCGACATCGAATGCCAAAGTCTCGTCATTTACGGTAACGCCCCGGCCAATCCGTTTTACCATCCCGATAATTTCATCGTCGATCATTAATTTCTCGAAAGATACACAATTATAAGTATCCAAAATACCGGCAGAGTGGAGAATGAAGTTGCCGCCGGCCATTTGCGCCATCATCAGGGTCATCATAGACTCATAACCTGCCTGGGCGTCGACCTGTTTACTGTCAGAGAGAGTACCGCTTATCCGGCAGGGAATCTTATAATATTTTGCCAGGTGTCCATTGACCAGCGAGAAGAGAGCGCTTTCGGGGGCGCCAATGGACAGGTTGCCATAACGCATATCGGTACTGGAACCGGAAGCAGAATAGACAATAGGAGTGCCGGGACTTACTAACTGAGCCAAAACAATCCCTGCCAAAATTTCCGCATTTTGCACGGCGATGCTTCCGGCAATAGTTGCCGGCGAGGTGGCTCCGGCAAGGCAGAGCGAGTTAACCAGCTGCGGCTGGCGGTATTCGGCATAAGCGATGATGGCGCCGGCCATTTTGTCGTCATAGCTAAGTGGCGTCAAGGTGCAAGGAATAGAAATAATTACAGGCTTATCTTTGATGGCGTCCAGACCGCCATGAGCAATTGCTGCCATTTCAATGTTTTCTTTGGATGCTTCATAGCCCAAAACACTGCCCATAAGCGGTTTATCACTGTATTTAATGGTGTTGTAAACCATATCCAGATGACGGGTGTCAGCATCCGTATCGCCAGGTTCGCAGGGGATATGGCTTTGAACGTCGATATTGTT
Proteins encoded in this window:
- a CDS encoding trimethylamine methyltransferase family protein, which encodes MQRYQTVRTEDIETIHQTSLKIMEEVGVIFSYAPAREILAKGGAKVEGETVYFPKGMVERELKHVPSSFTLHARNPEKNVEFNTEETRFVGPYGAPFVMDLDNGRRPGTLDDFIKLVKLCQMMNNIDVQSHIPCEPGDTDADTRHLDMVYNTIKYSDKPLMGSVLGYEASKENIEMAAIAHGGLDAIKDKPVIISIPCTLTPLSYDDKMAGAIIAYAEYRQPQLVNSLCLAGATSPATIAGSIAVQNAEILAGIVLAQLVSPGTPIVYSASGSSTDMRYGNLSIGAPESALFSLVNGHLAKYYKIPCRISGTLSDSKQVDAQAGYESMMTLMMAQMAGGNFILHSAGILDTYNCVSFEKLMIDDEIIGMVKRIGRGVTVNDETLAFDVAKQVGPRGEYITNKHTFAHFRKEFYQAQLSDRARVNQDGLTIEERANARWKKMLEEYVQPVLPEDVDAELQRYIASKR